The following are encoded together in the Panicum virgatum strain AP13 chromosome 6K, P.virgatum_v5, whole genome shotgun sequence genome:
- the LOC120712433 gene encoding transcription factor AIG1-like, with the protein MWEAGGVHGSHEALLLQAAGSGAAGGDYGHAGPALLPWLGPAAAPGFSYMAAPHHHQGPPFGAEAAAAGAAFGFGGGYGGDGGQLGVFGALEPPLPPPPPPPPQGPRMVSGLLGTLQAELGRMTAKEIMDAKALAASRSHSEAERRRRQRINSHLARLRSLLPNTTKTDKASLLAEVIEHVKELKRQTSAVLGAAGEGGGGEEASAARQHLLLPTESDELAVDAGEDGEGRLVVRASLCCEDRAGLIPDIARALAALRLRACRAEIATLGGRVRNVFLITTADDGEDEEGDDGEEGDGGDGDDDAADGCGARASSHHRRHEVVASIQEALRGVMDRKTASSDTSSSSGGGGGGGSIKRQRMSGAHEQGSL; encoded by the exons ATGTGGGAAGCTGGGGGCGTGCACGGCAGCCACGAGGCGCTCCTGCTGCAGGCCGCCGGATCGGGGGCGGCGGGAGGCGACTACGGCCACGCCGGCCCCGCCCTCCTCCCGTGGCtcggcccggccgccgcgccggggtTCTCCTACATGGCGGCCCCCCACCACCATCAAGGCCCGCCCTTCGGCGccgaggcggccgccgcgggcgccgcttTCGGCTTCGGCGGCGGGTACGGCGGCGACGGGGGGCAGCTCGGGGTGTTCGGGGCGCTCGagccgcctctgccgccgccgccgccgccgccgccgcaggggccGAGGATGGTGTCCGGGCTGCTGGGGACCCTGCAGGCGGAGCTGGGGCGGATGACCGCCAAGGAGATCATGGACGCCAAGGCGCTGGCGGCCTCGCGCAGCCACAGcgaggccgagcgccgccgccgccagcgcatCAACAGCCACCTCGCCAGGCTCCGCAGCCTCCTCCCCAACACCACCAAG ACGGACAAGGCGTCGCTGCTGGCGGAGGTGATCGAGCACGTCAAGGAGCTGAAGCGGCAGACGTCggcggtgctgggcgccgcgggggagggcggcggcggggaggaggcgtcggcggcgcggcagcaccTGCTGCTGCCGACGGAGTCCGACGAGCTGGCGGTGGACGCGGGGGAGGACGGCGAGGGGAGGCTCGTCGTGCGGGCGTCGCTGTGCTGCGAGGACCGCGCGGGGCTCATCCCGGACAtcgcccgcgcgctcgccgcgctccgcctccgcgcgtGCCGCGCCGAGATCGCCACGCTCGGCGGCCGCGTCCGCAACGTGTTCCTCATCACCAccgccgacgacggcgaggatgAGGAAGGGGACGACGGCGAGGAAGGCGACGGCGGTGACGGTGACGACGACGCCGCCGACGGTTGCGGCGCCCGCGCCAGCTCCCACCACCGGAGGCACGAGGTCGTCGCGTCGATCCAGGAGGCGCTGCGCGGCGTCATGGACCGCAAGACGGCCAGCAGCGACACCTCCTcgtctagcggcggcggcggcggcggcgggagcatcAAGAGGCAGCGCATGAGCGGTGCGCACGAGCAAGGTTCGCTCTAG